In a single window of the Etheostoma spectabile isolate EspeVRDwgs_2016 chromosome 3, UIUC_Espe_1.0, whole genome shotgun sequence genome:
- the lxn gene encoding latexin isoform X1 yields MSLRIIVVLAVLTGITGSPRPEADSADMKAHPNSVPETAEKTKLFGQQEVLVVEKAEENVMATGELNVNHYPARRAAQVVQHYLNTRYGSPYRLLQVDKVHRGNAEDVADSGRKYKLEISVQDFISNITDKCSAEILFPRGEQQRSPQVQASCEEPLKINTKAQEEALYQQYKMNSSQLSAQYLPDSYGHIEPDMKPFWHLSIVAASFVMLNESSENTLYNVAQVANITQLATENDQLKFDCHILLHEMVSQEIIHWKLLFTWSPPDGVKVLQMEQLPHRHEGEKPPNTN; encoded by the exons ATGAGTCTGAGGATCATTGTGGTTCTCGCTGTGTTAACTGGGATAACTGGGAGCCCCAGACCTGAAGCTGACTCAGCGGACATGAAGGCTCACCCCAACAGTGTACCAGAGACAGCGGAGAAAACCAAGCTCTTTGGACAG CAGGAAGTATTAGTGGTGGAGAAGGCTGAAGAGAATGTGATGGCGACGGGAGAGCTGAACGTCAATCACTACCCTGCTCGGAGGGCGGCCCAAGTGGTACAACACTACCTTAACACCCGCTACGGCTCTCCATACAGGCTGCTGCAAGTGGACAAAGTCCACAGAGGAAACGCAGAG GATGTGGCAGACTCTGGAAGAAAGTATAAGCTGGAGATCTCAGTGCAGGATTTCATCAGCAAT ATCACTGACAAATGCTCTGCAGAGATTTTGTTTCCGAGGGGGGAACAGCAGCGCTCACCACAGGTCCAGGCCTCGTGTGAGGAGCccctgaaaatcaacactaaAGCTCAAGAAGAGGCCTTGTACCAACAATACAAGATGAACTCAAGCCAGCTGTCAGCACAATATCTCCCTG ACAGCTACGGTCACATCGAGCCTGACATGAAGCCTTTCTGGCACCTCAGCATCGTGGCCGCCAGCTTCGTCATGCTGAATGAGTCCAGTGAAAACACTCTGTACAACGTGGCTCAGGTGGCCAACATCACACAGCTG GCGACTGAGAACGACCAGCTGAAGTTCGACTGTCACATACTGCTGCATGAGATGGTGTCCCAG GAAATAATTCACTGGAAGCTGCTGTTCACCTGGTCCCCTCCAGATGGTGTTAAAGTGCTGCAGATGGAACAGCTGCCACACCGCCATGAAGGGGAAAAACCTCCAAACACAAACTAA
- the lxn gene encoding latexin isoform X2 → MSLRIIVVLAVLTGITGSPRPEADSADMKAHPNSVPETAEKTKLFGQEVLVVEKAEENVMATGELNVNHYPARRAAQVVQHYLNTRYGSPYRLLQVDKVHRGNAEDVADSGRKYKLEISVQDFISNITDKCSAEILFPRGEQQRSPQVQASCEEPLKINTKAQEEALYQQYKMNSSQLSAQYLPDSYGHIEPDMKPFWHLSIVAASFVMLNESSENTLYNVAQVANITQLATENDQLKFDCHILLHEMVSQEIIHWKLLFTWSPPDGVKVLQMEQLPHRHEGEKPPNTN, encoded by the exons ATGAGTCTGAGGATCATTGTGGTTCTCGCTGTGTTAACTGGGATAACTGGGAGCCCCAGACCTGAAGCTGACTCAGCGGACATGAAGGCTCACCCCAACAGTGTACCAGAGACAGCGGAGAAAACCAAGCTCTTTGGACAG GAAGTATTAGTGGTGGAGAAGGCTGAAGAGAATGTGATGGCGACGGGAGAGCTGAACGTCAATCACTACCCTGCTCGGAGGGCGGCCCAAGTGGTACAACACTACCTTAACACCCGCTACGGCTCTCCATACAGGCTGCTGCAAGTGGACAAAGTCCACAGAGGAAACGCAGAG GATGTGGCAGACTCTGGAAGAAAGTATAAGCTGGAGATCTCAGTGCAGGATTTCATCAGCAAT ATCACTGACAAATGCTCTGCAGAGATTTTGTTTCCGAGGGGGGAACAGCAGCGCTCACCACAGGTCCAGGCCTCGTGTGAGGAGCccctgaaaatcaacactaaAGCTCAAGAAGAGGCCTTGTACCAACAATACAAGATGAACTCAAGCCAGCTGTCAGCACAATATCTCCCTG ACAGCTACGGTCACATCGAGCCTGACATGAAGCCTTTCTGGCACCTCAGCATCGTGGCCGCCAGCTTCGTCATGCTGAATGAGTCCAGTGAAAACACTCTGTACAACGTGGCTCAGGTGGCCAACATCACACAGCTG GCGACTGAGAACGACCAGCTGAAGTTCGACTGTCACATACTGCTGCATGAGATGGTGTCCCAG GAAATAATTCACTGGAAGCTGCTGTTCACCTGGTCCCCTCCAGATGGTGTTAAAGTGCTGCAGATGGAACAGCTGCCACACCGCCATGAAGGGGAAAAACCTCCAAACACAAACTAA
- the lxn gene encoding latexin isoform X3 has translation MATGELNVNHYPARRAAQVVQHYLNTRYGSPYRLLQVDKVHRGNAEDVADSGRKYKLEISVQDFISNITDKCSAEILFPRGEQQRSPQVQASCEEPLKINTKAQEEALYQQYKMNSSQLSAQYLPDSYGHIEPDMKPFWHLSIVAASFVMLNESSENTLYNVAQVANITQLATENDQLKFDCHILLHEMVSQEIIHWKLLFTWSPPDGVKVLQMEQLPHRHEGEKPPNTN, from the exons ATGGCGACGGGAGAGCTGAACGTCAATCACTACCCTGCTCGGAGGGCGGCCCAAGTGGTACAACACTACCTTAACACCCGCTACGGCTCTCCATACAGGCTGCTGCAAGTGGACAAAGTCCACAGAGGAAACGCAGAG GATGTGGCAGACTCTGGAAGAAAGTATAAGCTGGAGATCTCAGTGCAGGATTTCATCAGCAAT ATCACTGACAAATGCTCTGCAGAGATTTTGTTTCCGAGGGGGGAACAGCAGCGCTCACCACAGGTCCAGGCCTCGTGTGAGGAGCccctgaaaatcaacactaaAGCTCAAGAAGAGGCCTTGTACCAACAATACAAGATGAACTCAAGCCAGCTGTCAGCACAATATCTCCCTG ACAGCTACGGTCACATCGAGCCTGACATGAAGCCTTTCTGGCACCTCAGCATCGTGGCCGCCAGCTTCGTCATGCTGAATGAGTCCAGTGAAAACACTCTGTACAACGTGGCTCAGGTGGCCAACATCACACAGCTG GCGACTGAGAACGACCAGCTGAAGTTCGACTGTCACATACTGCTGCATGAGATGGTGTCCCAG GAAATAATTCACTGGAAGCTGCTGTTCACCTGGTCCCCTCCAGATGGTGTTAAAGTGCTGCAGATGGAACAGCTGCCACACCGCCATGAAGGGGAAAAACCTCCAAACACAAACTAA